The DNA sequence TTCTTGCAGAGTACACATCTGGACACAACCTTCTTCACTACCTGTCGTGCCCTCAAAATCCAATGCTTCTCTCTTGTCTGCACTAAAGTGTCTCGTACACCCGCATGCATTATCTTCTCATGCTCATACTGCACCAACATTTCTGTGTATCGGTGATTGTTGGGCAAAATCCATGGGTGTTTTTCTCTGTAAGAGAGATCAGAATGCTGGAGCCTTCCTCCCACACTGAGCAGCTCATCCTCGTCCAGAAATGGTTTTAGCTCTCGGATTCTGGAGTCAGTGTTGGGACATTTCCCTGCTTTCAGCAGATCAATTTCAGAGCTGAAACTCTGGTTCTGAATCACCTTTATCCAGTTTTTATTTGCTTCATTCAGCTCTTCTGCCGTCAGTTCACCACTGATTTTTATGCTTGAGCGGGTGTTGGTGATAAACCTCTTTATCCAGGCTGTTACCCGGAGCACTGTTTTTAGTTTGCTGTACTTCTCCAGACACAAAACAGGGCTTAAGAAGTCTTGGTCTTTCTTAACAAACTGTACAGCAATCTGGTATTTGGATCTGAGTTCAGACTTTACCTCATCTTCCTGAACATCTTCCTGAGTGCTCTCTAACTGATCAGTTGACATCAGAACACAAGGACCCTTCCACCACAATGTGCTCTGCTTCAGGTCCTGCACAGTTAGACCTCTGGTGGGAAGATCAGCTGGATTCATTTTCCCTTTGCAGTGAGACCATGACTGTGGATCAGTTAGAGACTGGATTTCCGTGACTCTATTTGCTACAAACTGTTTCCACTTATGAGCAGAACCACAAATCCAATGCAGCACTATCATAGAGTCTGTCCATAGTCTGAGTTGCGTCTTGTCTAGTTGCAGTGCTTTCATGAGGGTGTTCCCCAGCCTGGCTGCTATTACCGCACCCATTAGCTCCAGTCGTGGCAGTGTCATCCTTTTGAGTGGAGCCACTCTGGACTTGGATGCAACCAGGCTTGCGGTCACTTCTCCTTCCTTTGTTTCTCCTTGAAGATAAGCGACTGCACTGTACGCCCTTTCACTCGAGTCACAGAACACATGTAGCCTTAACTCTTGACCATCCTGTCGTGGTATGTGTGTTTGGTACCATCGTGGGATTGAGAGCTGATGCAGTTGAGGTAGCTCGGAGCACCACTGTTGCCATTTCTTCGTCAAATCAGGTGGCAATTTCTCATCCCACTTGAGCCCTCTCTCCCACATCTCTTGGAACAAGCACTTAATCCTGATGGTGAAAGGAGTCAGGAATCCTAGAGGGTCAAAAATGCGAGCAGAAGACTGCAAAACACTtcgttttgtgttttctctttctgtcagaaTATCAAGCAGCCTCCTGAGGTCGAACACAAAGTCATCAGTGGCTGGTCTCCACACCATACCCAGCACCTTCAGCACAGACACGTGTGACTCTGGATGCACAGCACAATCCATCAAGCCTTCCTGCCATTTTTCTTTGAGCTCAGGAGAGTTTGTCATCCATTTACATAGCTCCATGCCTGCAGCAGACATAATGTTCCTGGCTGTTGTTGTCACTGTATGTGCCTCTGTCACCCCACGTGCACTTGAAATGAAATCATCGACATAGAGTGAGGAGCTGAGGGCTTCTACCACTTGTGGGTGTTCGAGCTTGTACTGTCTTAAATGCTTCCTTATGGTGGCTGCAAGTAAGAATGGGCTTGACGAAACTCCAAACACCACTCTCGTCATTCTGAGTAAGCGCAGCGTCACATCCTTCTCCTCTGTAGGTGGTCCAGTGAACCACAGAAATCTTACAGCGTCCCGATCTCTTTCTGAGAGTGATATCTGCAAAAATGCTTTCTTGATATCTGCCATATATGCAATTTCATGCAGTCtgaatttgatcaaaatactcATCAGATCTGGATTCAGATTGGGACCTGTTAGAAGACAGTCATTTAGTGAGGGACTTCTATCTTCGTGGGATGACGCATCAAACACAACCCGCAGTTTCGTTGTTGCCTTATCCTCTCTCAATACAGCGTGATGAGGTAAGTAATATATCTGACTGCCTGGTGGTGATGCATGCTCCCTTGGCACATCCTCAGCCATTCCTTGTTTTAAGTAGTCCTCCACAACTTCATTGTATCTGCTGTAGAGTGTGACATCCTTGCTTAGTTTTCTTTTCAAACTCTCCAGTCTTTTTTTGCGATGCGGTAATTGTCTTGAAGTGGAGGATGATGTTGTCGCCATGGCAACTCCACTTGGTAACGCCCATCTTTGAAGATGGAGGTTTCCTCGAACCGCTGCAACGCTTCTACATCGTCTGGGCTCTCAGACTTCTCCTTTGTGATGCCCAGGGACTCAAGCTCCCAGAATGCGTGCAGCTGTTTATCAATCTGTGCGTCCTCACTGAGCTGAATATGCATGCAGGTTGTCTCTGTCATGCTGGACACTGCTACTGGACCCTGCACTGCCCATCCGAAAATGCTCTCCAGTGCCACTAGGCTCTTTGTCAGTCTCTACTCTGCCTGATACTATCTGCCAGTAATAATCAGAGCCGATTAGCACAGCAAGCTCAGGTTTATCATCTCCAGCACAATCTGCTAGTTGAAGACCTCTGTTTTTCATTTCCATTTGTATGTATTCACCAGGCACTTTCATCAGCGCTGTGCACACTTTGGGGGTGACAACTGCCTCGATTTCAATTCCCTGCCGATTATCCCATACATTCTCCAAACTGAGCTTCACTATGTTGCGACTCACCGTTGTTGGAGCAGAGGAGCCAAATGTGTGAAGAGTAAGTGTCCCTTGTTTAGTAACAGGTAGCTGCAGCGCCTTCACCACATTCTCATGCACAAAACTCCCCTGACTGCCTCCATCTAGCAAGCAGCGGACCATCTTCCTGCTGGTGGGTCCTACGACCCATGCTTTGGCAGTTTGTAGCAGCACAGTGTTCTCAATGTCAGGTTTGCATTTCTCTGCTTGGGGAATTACTGAGGAAATAACAGTGTCAATGTTGGCAGCTGCAGCAGGTGGAGATGCTTCATTTTTCTCACAAATGGCTGCATGATGCCTGCCTCCACATGTGGCACATGACCTGCACTTTGACCTGCAAAACCTGGCGATGTGTTTGGTCCCCAGACACACAAAACACCTGCCAAGCTTCTTCAGTTTTTCCTTGCGTGCTGGCACCGGGTGGTCTGGACATTTTTCAGATTTGTGTTCAGTGCTATCGCAGAACAGACAGTTTAGCATTTTCTGGTCAGCAATGTGTAGTGCCGCTGCAGATGGCATGCTTGGTTTCTTTAATTTCACATCATTGGATGAATATGATTTGCTGCATGTTTTGTTAGCAGACTGGTTTCTCTCTGGTTGTATGATTTCATCATTTGTAAAGTTCTCTCTCGGCTCTGAACCTCTTTCTGCAGGAACTTCAACACATTAGGCACATTCCATTCATCATCATCCCCTCTGTGACGGCTGTATTCAAGAGCCATGTCGTCTGGCATCATCTGGAGTAATATTGGGCACAACATACCGCCATAGGTGTCTGATACCACTCCCAATGACTCCAGGCTTCTAATTTGAATTTCACAGTCATCATATAACTGCCTTAATGCACTGACATCAGAGGATTTCTTTACAGGAGTGAGATTCAGAAGCTTTGACATGTGAGCATTTACAATGAGATCTTTCCTTCCAAATCTGCTCTGGAGAATATCAACTGCAGCATCATAGTTACTGTCTGTCAGTGTGAGTCCTGCTACTGCCTTTGCAGCTGTTCCAGTAAGATAAGTTTTCAGGTAGGTAAACCTTTCTTTTTTGCAAAGTGCACTGTTGCTATGAATAGCAGTCTCATACTGGCTCCAAAATTCCTGCCATACACTAACATCTCCGCTAAACTTCTCAATTTGCAGCTTGGGCAGTCTTACTGTCGGTTTATTTGCGCTAACGTTACCATCACTTGACTGAGCAGGGCGTGGGTTACTCACAGTTTCATTTTCTCGGATCACTCGGTGAGCTCGCGCCTTCATCTCGATAACGCGGTCTCTGTATTCCTCTGCGAGTTCAATCTCCGCCTCCACGTCCTCAAGCGAAGTGTGTTTCTCCACTATGCTGTCCAGCTCGCGCAAACTGTCCTCCTTTGTTGACAACACGGCTAACATGTCCCGCACACGATCGATATCCTTGTCTTCCTTTAATAATTCAACGTCGATTTGGTTCAGCAGTCTTGTTGTGGAACTCCGTATCGTCCGACGCTTTCTTTTGGACCGTTCATATTGTTCCACACCGGTCGTTCGCTCTTCGTCACTCATAGTCTTCTGCTTCCCGGGTTTCGGCACCAAAAATGATGTAAATTTATCGTCTTAGAAAACTAAGAATAACGAACTGAGACGTCGATTCGTTTTATACGTTTAATGAAATAAAGGAAAGCGAAAGTAAAAATACAGCGTGTGCTTGTTCAGCAAATCGTTCACAAGATGGTCATTGTTGAATCCCAAAAACCCATTCACAAACCTTCCTGTGAATCACGTGACCCTTACCAATGCTCAAGGCATCCTGGGTAATGAAGTCAATTAACAAATCAAATGACACAACgttttaactatatatatatctgtaacATGAACTGTTAATCTTAATCTTcgtaactattattttaaatagtttccTAACAACCTTTTCTCAACACCATATGATTATGATTAACCAATAATATGGTTAACCATATGATATGGTTAATAATATCAGTTATATTAATCTTCAGGAATTAACTGTAgcattaatagtacaataaaatgatttgtttGTCTGCAGTATGGACAGTTTGAATCGTCTATTGactctaaggaaaattatttctctggccacgaaaaataatttccttactgatACATTGCTCATAGAGCATTTAACAAAACCAGAATGTTAAAGTGACCTCGTTCTGTGAGCAGCTGACACAGACAACCATGCGTGTTAAGATGTACGTGCGAAGATGCACTGGCTTTTCAACATCTAGTCCTCAACCTCGGTCAGAAGGTTGATAGGCAAAGATCCACGACAGTTTCAGGTCTCAAGCAGTGATTTATTCCACAATCAGTTTGTGCCTTGTCTGGGCACGTCCCTGACTCCGCCCACATGTGATGTCACTGAGTACTTCAAATTAAGAGTTCAACAGGGATTTTATACAAAGCGTGaatatgtttattaaactactcTACAGGGGAACATGCAACATCGAACTAgatacaaacatacacacattagACATAGATGCCAACGCAAGGAATGCATGGAGAGggagagggggagagagagagagagagagagagagagagagagcttgcTTGCAAGAGAGTGGAGTGTAATGGCAGGATTTACACATCAGCTAACTACAACCTGTTAAGAACCATCAGAgaatcacatcaccttaa is a window from the Onychostoma macrolepis isolate SWU-2019 chromosome 03, ASM1243209v1, whole genome shotgun sequence genome containing:
- the LOC131534209 gene encoding uncharacterized protein LOC131534209, with translation MATTSSSTSRQLPHRKKRLESLKRKLSKDVTLYSRYNEVVEDYLKQGMAEDVPREHASPPGSQIYYLPHHAVLREDKATTKLRVVFDASSHEDRSPSLNDCLLTGPNLNPDLMSILIKFRLHEIAYMADIKKAFLQISLSERDRDAVRFLWFTGPPTEEKDVTLRLLRMTRVVFGVSSSPFLLAATIRKHLRQYKLEHPQVVEALSSSLYVDDFISSARGVTEAHTVTTTARNIMSAAGMELCKWMTNSPELKEKWQEGLMDCAVHPESHVSVLKVLGMVWRPATDDFVFDLRRLLDILTERENTKRSVLQSSARIFDPLGFLTPFTIRIKCLFQEMWERGLKWDEKLPPDLTKKWQQWCSELPQLHQLSIPRWYQTHIPRQDGQELRLHVFCDSSERAYSAVAYLQGETKEGEVTASLVASKSRVAPLKRMTLPRLELMGAVIAARLGNTLMKALQLDKTQLRLWTDSMIVLHWICGSAHKWKQFVANRVTEIQSLTDPQSWSHCKGKMNPADLPTRGLTVQDLKQSTLWWKGPCVLMSTDQLESTQEDVQEDEVKSELRSKYQIAVQFVKKDQDFLSPVLCLEKYSKLKTVLRVTAWIKRFITNTRSSIKISGELTAEELNEANKNWIKVIQNQSFSSEIDLLKAGKCPNTDSRIRELKPFLDEDELLSVGGRLQHSDLSYREKHPWILPNNHRYTEMLVQYEHEKIMHAGVRDTLVQTREKHWILRARQVVKKVVSRCVLCKKFKAKAGQQTTAPLPRDRITESPPFEITGVDLRATLCQDTERYDKGDIALFTCAVTRAVHLELVSDMSTENFLLALKRFISRRGLCKVIYSDNAKTFKRADQDLKELWKGIKDPRLREFFSEKGITWRFIAERAAWWGGFWERLVRSVKVILRKVLGRAKLNFEEMCTILTEAEAIINSRPLTYVHNDVDEPEPLTPAHFLVGQRLTCLPPKPCAAETNHPTANKEEMNRRWRYRQRLMNNIWNRWRRVFAESEVGSSLRHPTIFFAESRRCCAHRRR